From the genome of Chelonia mydas isolate rCheMyd1 chromosome 2, rCheMyd1.pri.v2, whole genome shotgun sequence, one region includes:
- the CDK5 gene encoding cyclin-dependent-like kinase 5 — protein MQKYEKLEKIGEGTYGTVFKAKNRETHEIVALKRVRLDDDDEGVPSSALREICLLKELKHKNIVRLHDVLHSDKKLTLVFEFCDQDLKKYFDSCNGDLDPENVKSFMYQLLKGLAFCHSRNVLHRDLKPQNLLINRNGELKLADFGLARAFGIPVRCYSAEVVTLWYRPPDVLFGAKLYSTSIDMWSAGCIFAELANAGRPLFPGNDVDDQLKRIFRLLGTPTEEQWPAMTKLPDYKPYPMYPATTSLLNVVPKLNATGRDLLQNLLKCNPVQRVSAEEALQHSYFTDFCLP, from the exons ATGCAGAAATACGAGAAGCTGGAGAAGATCGGGGAAG GGACCTACGGGACCGTGTTCAAAGCCAAGAACAGGGAGACCCATGAGATCGTGGCGCTGAAGAGAGTCCGGCTAGATGATGACGACGAG ggtgttcccagctctgccctgcggGAGATCTGCCTGCTCAAGGAGCTGAAACACAAAAATATCGTCAG GCTGCACGATGTCCTGCACAGCGACAAGAAGCTGACGCTGGTGTTTGAGTTCTGTGACCAG GACCTGAAGAAATACTTTGACAGCTGCAATGGGGACCTGGACCCTGAGAACGTCAAG TCCTTCATGTACCAGCTGCTGAAGGGCCTCGCCTTCTGCCACAGCCGAAACGTGCTGCATAGAGACCTCAAACCCCAGAACCTGCTGATCAACCGA AATGGGGAGCTCAAACTGGCCGACTTCGGTTTGGCTCGGGCCTTTGGGATCCCTGTGCGCTGTTATTCAGCAGAG GTTGTCACACTGTGGTACCGTCCCCCTGACGTGCTGTTCGGTGCCAAGCTCTACTCCACCTCCATAGACATGTGGTCAGCCGGCTGCATCTTCGCAG AGCTGGCCAACGCCGGGCGGCCCCTGTTCCCGGGGAACGACGTGGACGACCAGCTGAAACGGATTTTCCG GTTGCTGGGAACCCCAACCGAAGAGCAGTGGCCGGCCATGACTAAGCTCCCAGACTACAAG ccGTACCCCATGTACCCTGCCACGACGTCGCTGCTCAACGTGGTGCCGAAGCTCAATGCCACAGGTCGGGACCTGCTCCAG AACCTGCTGAAGTGCAATCCGGTGCAGCGGGTCTCGGCCGAGGAGGCGTTGCAGCACTCCTACTTCACGGACTTCTGCCTTCCGTAG